TCTGCTCCAGGGTAAACGTCTGTTCGCCCTTTATCTGATAGAAATCTACGTTCACAAAGGCGGCCAGATAAGGAGTCACTTGCCGGATGGCGCCCAACCCGGCGGTAACCCCGAAGCCGTTGGACTTTAAAAGGTTTTTGGTGCTCCTATTGTCGGCGGCGTAATCACTGTTCATCACGGAAACTCCACCTCCGGCCGTTAAGGTAAGTTTATTGGAGACCTTGAAAAGCCGAAGCACGCTGTTGCTGGTGGTCTGGCGGGTGCGCTGCCCCATGGAGCTTAAAGGCGCCGCCAGGGAAACCAAAAATAAGAAAGCAAAAAGCAGTCGTTTATTGCTATTATCCAGGAGGCTTGTTGCTCTTAACCTGTGAATATTGGAAGGAAGCCGGAGTTGCGGAAAGCCAGCCTCGGCAGAGTCGTTTATGTTGGGAGCTTGGTGACAATAGGTAATTCTATTTTTCATTTTTAATTTGCTGGTATAGAACGTAAAAGCGCCAATTTCTTCACCATGGCCTTCTGGGGTTTACGGTATTTAAAAATTCGCCCCAATTACGTTATAGAAACCCAAAGTACGTGCAATATCATGTAACGAGTTAGATAATAAGAGTTTGTTTCTGGGCTTTTTGAATACGTACTAGATTTTTACGGGGCCTGCGGAAAATGTACAGGATTCTGCCTATTATTTTGAGGCTTTTTTTGCGCTGTCCTTTTTAGGGACCTATCCGGACACGGCTTTGTAATGGGCGCCAGCTAGACACGCCACCGCCCTGCACCGGCTCCTTCCGTTTTAGATAAGAGGCTGATGCAGGGCGGTGAGCAGGTTTTAAGGAGCAGCGGTGGCTAAGATGCCTGGTGGTTGCTGTTCCAGATGTCTTTCTGCATTTTCCAGTGGCCATTTTCCTGTTTCCAGACGGCCATGTATTTTCCCTTGTCCAGGGGTTGGCCCCCATCGCCTTTGAGCACATAGGTGCCCAGTTCAATGGCCGTGAAGTCCAGCTGTTCCACCTCTACGGTATCAAGGGTGATTTCTTTTACGCCCATGTCCAGGGCACTTTGCCAGTACTGGCAAATGGCTTCGCGGCCTTTAAGGGCCTCATGGCCCGCCGGCATCAGCAAGGCGGTAATGGTATAAAGATCAGCGACGCCCGCGGCATCGCCTTGGCTAAACAGATGAACAAATTTTGAATTAAGGCTCTTGATTTCCTCTGTGAGGTCAGTGCTAATGGCTTCCATAAGGTGGAAAGTGAGATGAAGTAAAACGTGTACATAAACGCCAATACATCAGGAGCCGGGCAGACGGTGTTTTAAAGGTGTCTGGCTTTGCTCCCCGCCGGAGTGTCCAAAATACTTCAAACAAATACGCAATACACTACATGATCCTTCCGGGGAGGCACGGATGAAAACGCCAATGGTCTTCGCCGCTCCCCTAGAGGTAAGAAAAAGGTGATGAGGGAAAAGGCAAGCCTGCGTTTAGGTTGCCTTTAGGAAGGTAGCAATAAACCTGAGAATTAGAAACCTTACCGCCCAATATTTGCTAGTGTGTCCCCGCTGTAGCAGGGAAGATAAAAAAAGAAAGCCCCACAGGGCTTTCAGGTGGTAGGATCTTAAAGAATGGCCGGTTAGGTACCCTTGAGGCCTTCAGAAATAGTAGTAGCCAGGGGAGTGGTAGGGTGCCCGATGAGGGCAGAAAGTTGGTGGCCATCATTAAAAAGGTCTCCTTTAGAGGCAGAGACGTCCCAACCGGCAATGGCGTGGGCCAGGTCTATGGGTAACCCGAAGCTGGTTAGGGCTCGGGCATAGTCCGCCTCTGGCAGGTTTTTGTAGGGAATATCTTTTCCGGTTTGGCGAGAAATCTCGGCGGCCAGGTCTTTAAGGGTGTAGGCTTCGTCACCGGCCAGTTCATACACTTTGCCCTGCTGTCCTGGAGACGTTAAAACGGTGACGGCGGCCTCGGCAAAATCAGAGCGGGATGCAGAGGATATTTTGCCATCTCCGGCGCTGCCAATGAAAGCCCCGCCCGCCAAAGCCCCGGGTATAGAACCGGTATAATTCTCTGTGTACCACCCGTTGCGCAGCAAGGTGTACGGAATGCCCGACTCTTTCAAGGCGGCTTCGGTGGCCAGGTGTTCCCCGGCCAGGCTAAGGGTAGATCTGTCGGCATGCAGCAGGCTGGTATACACTATCCATTTCACGCCGGCCTTCTTAGCCGCGGCAATCACGTTTTTATGCTGCGTGGCCCGCTTGCCTACTTCACTACCAGAGATCAGGAGCAAGGTGTCTATGCCCTCCAGGGCTTTATCCAGGGTTTCTGGTTGGTCATAATCGGCTTCGCGGGCTTCTACGCCCAAGTCGGCGGCTTTCTGCTTAGACCTCACCAGCGCCACAATCTGGGCTTCTGGTTGTTTTACTTTCAGTTTGGAAATGACAAGGCGGCCCAAGTGGCCAGTGGCTCCGGTAATGGCTATTTTCTCCATGTTGTTTAGGGTTTGGCTAAGGTGTTTTATACGCAGGTGGAGAAAAACCGCAAGGAGAACCCTGGTAGTGAATAGTATACCTTGATAGTAGGTATCTGTTTTGAGGCTGTTTTTCCTAAAATGGCCTTAAAACAGGTTGAGCCCAATGAATAATGATTATTTAGATCAGTTAATTCCACCTGCATATTTGCTATAAAGCATTTTGCCATAAATCATATTTCAATAGAGAACGGTTAATTTGATATTACTAAAGAAGCCAATTGCCATTAAGATAAGTTAATGGCAATTGGCTTCTTTAGTAATGGTTTTGAAGGTGTCTTGGTTAATTTATTCTATTACTTTTCATCCAATAAAATATTTTCTAAAACTTTACCAACCTCATCCTTATTTAAACCAATTCGCATATTAGGATGATATAAGAGTCTTATTAGGTCTTTATCCAACTGTGTGAAAGCAGTATTGGTATTTGCTTTTGAGTAAAAAATGCTTTCTGAATAAGTTGGGGATACCTGGCCTAACCCAATAGAGCCAGTTAACATTCCGCGGGTCCAACTTTTCTGTTGAGTTGCGGTTGCTTGTTGATTATCAATGAATATTTGGCTTTTGTAAATCTCTTGACTTGGATTCCACCATACTGAAAATGCCCTGAGGTTCACTCTCGCTACTTCTGCAGAGGCAGGGTACAGAGTAGAGAACTGTTCTACACTGCCGAAGAATAGGGTAGTGTTTGATTGACTTTTATCAGAAACTACCTCTATAGAAAAGCCATTAGTAGCTAAGGCATTTATTTCATTTCTAACCTTTTGGAACTCACTTAAATTTTCAGCTGTGGGAGTCCCTTCAATATAAACTTTTATATCAGTTTCCCATCTCCTGGTAATTTCGCTACTGCCACCAAAGAAAAAGCCAAGGCCAATCTCTTTGAAATATGAAATTACACTTTGATCATATTGTGTAAGTTCTGGTGTGACTTCCTCCTCTTCTGTAAGACATCCTGTAAATAGGAAAGAGAGAAATGCGAATAGAATAAACGTTTTTTTCATAATAATTTAATTATAAGTAAAAAAGACAATTGGAGTAATATTCAGAATTTATTTAGTAAAGTGCTTTATTTAGAAGTATATCTGCCCCTAACTAATTGATTAGAATCAATTAAATAAAAAAAATAATGTGTGAGTTTTCTGTTTAATAAATTTTATCCAGACTATTTATTCTGAATTTATTTAAAAATAGATTTCTATAAATAACTCCCATTCTCATAAAATTGAATACCTATAAATTAAGTAGGAAACGCACTTTGATCTATATGGAAGACAAAATTAAGAATTTTAAACTATGATCAAACTAATATTAATTTGTATTTTTATTGATTGCAGTAGTAAAGTGAAAATATTTTTCTTTCGTTCCCTCTCTGACATCAATCACCCTCAAAAGTGACTTCCGTCATCTTTTTCGCGCGCCTGTCTTATGACCTTTGTAACGCTGAAAGGACTAGGTAAGCGCCAGAAAGAGCAGATTCACTGCTCATGGCAATAGCCGGTCCGGTTCAGGAAGAGATAAACCGGTAGTGCTATGAACATCATTTTTTTACTAATCAGCATCAGTATTCTGGTTGCCGTCCTGTTTCTGGGGGCTTTCCTGTGGGCGGTGCGTTCGGGCCAATATGAAGATGATTACACGCCCTCCGTTCGCATTCTCTTTGACAATGAATTAACGCACAAACAACCCCTTACTTCAATTTCAACCAAACCTATGGAGGACACCGCACATGTTAGCTGAGGTTCTAAAAGCCCCCGGGGAGGCGCTTAAAAACAGCGTCCGAACGGTAGAAACATTCTATTATGACAACAAGATTGTCAGAGACTTTGCCTATGCCACCCTTTTCTGGGGGGTAACCGGTATGCTGATTGGGGTGCTCATTGCCTTCCAGTTGGCCCGCCCCGAACTGAACATGGGTACCGAGTACACCACCTTCGGGCGGATACGGCCCCTGCACACCAACGCCGTCATCTTCGCGTTTGTGGGCAACGGTATTTTCATGGGCGTGTACTACTCGCTGCAACGCCTCTGTAAGGCACGCATGTACTCAGATGTGCTCAGCAAGATCCATTTCTGGGCCTGGCAGTTAATCATTGTCTCGGCGGTGATCACGCTTCCGTTAGGCTACACTTCCTCTAAAGAGTATGCTGAGTTGGAATGGCCCATTGACATTGCCATCACGGTGGTGTGGGTAGTGTTCGGCTGGAACATGTTCGGGACCATTATCAAACGCCGCGAGCGCCACATGTACGTGGGTATCTGGTTCTACATTGCCACCTTCTTAACCGTGGCGGTGCTGCACATTGTAAACTCGTATGAGATACCGGTAACGTTCATGAAATCTTACTCTGGCTACGCCGGGGTGCAAGATGCGCTGGTACAGTGGTGGTATGGCCACAACGCAGTCGCGTTCTTCTTAACCACGCCTTACCTAGGCATGATGTATTACTTCCTGCCCAAGGCCGCCAACCGGCCGGTATACTCTTATAGATTATCCATCATCCACTTCTGGTCCTTGATCTTTATCTACATCTGGGCCGGTCCTCACCACTTGCTGTACACCGCCTTGCCAGACTGGGCTCAGTCCCTGGGCGTAGTGTTCTCGGTGATGCTGATTGCGCCCAGCTGGGGCGGGATGATCAACGGTCTATTGACCCTGCGCGGTGCCTGGGATAAAGTGCGTGAAGAGT
This Rufibacter radiotolerans DNA region includes the following protein-coding sequences:
- the ccoS gene encoding cbb3-type cytochrome oxidase assembly protein CcoS translates to MNIIFLLISISILVAVLFLGAFLWAVRSGQYEDDYTPSVRILFDNELTHKQPLTSISTKPMEDTAHVS
- a CDS encoding YybH family protein, which gives rise to MEAISTDLTEEIKSLNSKFVHLFSQGDAAGVADLYTITALLMPAGHEALKGREAICQYWQSALDMGVKEITLDTVEVEQLDFTAIELGTYVLKGDGGQPLDKGKYMAVWKQENGHWKMQKDIWNSNHQAS
- a CDS encoding SDR family oxidoreductase, producing MEKIAITGATGHLGRLVISKLKVKQPEAQIVALVRSKQKAADLGVEAREADYDQPETLDKALEGIDTLLLISGSEVGKRATQHKNVIAAAKKAGVKWIVYTSLLHADRSTLSLAGEHLATEAALKESGIPYTLLRNGWYTENYTGSIPGALAGGAFIGSAGDGKISSASRSDFAEAAVTVLTSPGQQGKVYELAGDEAYTLKDLAAEISRQTGKDIPYKNLPEADYARALTSFGLPIDLAHAIAGWDVSASKGDLFNDGHQLSALIGHPTTPLATTISEGLKGT
- a CDS encoding DUF2927 domain-containing protein, translated to MKKTFILFAFLSFLFTGCLTEEEEVTPELTQYDQSVISYFKEIGLGFFFGGSSEITRRWETDIKVYIEGTPTAENLSEFQKVRNEINALATNGFSIEVVSDKSQSNTTLFFGSVEQFSTLYPASAEVARVNLRAFSVWWNPSQEIYKSQIFIDNQQATATQQKSWTRGMLTGSIGLGQVSPTYSESIFYSKANTNTAFTQLDKDLIRLLYHPNMRIGLNKDEVGKVLENILLDEK